Part of the Labilibaculum antarcticum genome, CATCTTCAAAAATAATTTTAGCAAGCATACTGCCTTGCTCACGAAGTTTTTTTGTTAAGGCACGCGTATCTACACCATAAATCCCAGGGATTTTATGTTGTTTCATCCAATCTCCAAGGCTCAAACTTGCATTCCAATGACTAAACTCCTCGGTATAATCCGATACAATAAATGCTGATACTTGAATCTTTTCCGACTCATAAAAACGAAACAATTCATCTTCCTGCAGTGTACCCGGAACTCCATAATTACCAATCAACGGAAAGGTACTTACTAGAATCTGACCTCTGTACGAAGGATCAGTTAAACTCTCCGGATATCCTGTCATTGCAGTATTAAACACCATTTCTCCGGCAATAGATTCCTGGTACCCAAAGGATGTACCGATATATTCCGATCCATCCTGTAAAATTAATTTAGCTTTTGTCTCTTCTGACATAAAAGTTCTATAAAATGGTTAAATATTAATTTCTTTAAACTGATCTAAATTCTATTCAATAAGTTCATATAAGCTTCTTTGGTCTTGTTAAAATTAAAACCAACAAAAACGTCATTCATCTTACCAACAATTTTATCATTGCATAAATTCCCGATGCTTCCTTCGTGAACATGCTTCACTTTACCTTCGTATTTAAAATTCCCTTCTTCAACTATTTGTCCGATCTTTTTGTAAGCATCGCGGAATGGAACACCATCAAGTACCATTCGGTTTACCTCCTCCACAGTAAACATGTACTTATAACGCTCATCCTTCAAAACTTCTTTGTTAATTTTCACTTCAGTTAACATGATCCGCGTCATTTCCAAACAAGCAATCATCTTATCGAAAGCTGGCATAAAGAACTCTTTTGTAAGCTGATAATCTCTGTGATATCCTGAAGGAAGATTAGATGTAACAGCCTGAATTTGAGCTGGCAACATCTGTAGCGCATTTGCATGAGCTCGTATTAACTCAAAAACATCAGGATTCTTCTTATGTGGCATTATGCTGCTTCCTGTTGTTAACTCATCAGGAAAACTTAAGAAATTGAAATTTTGACTGTTATACAAACATGCATCCATTGCTAACTTAGCGATAGTCATTGCCATATTCGCTAATGCTGAAAGAACTGTAAACTCCATTTTACCACGTCCCATTTGAGCATAAACTACATTATAACTGAGATCTCTAAAACCTAGTAAATCAGTGGTCATTTGTCTGTTTAATGGAAATGATGAGCCATAACCAGCACCGGATCCTAATGGATTCTGATTAACCACTTTGTAAGCTGCCTGCAACACCATCATATCATCGGTCAAACTTTCCGCATAAGCGCCAAACCATAGGCCGAATGAGGATGGCATAGCCACCTGTAAGTGAGTATATCCAGGAATCAGTACATCCTTATTCTCATTACTCTTTGCAATTAGCTCATCAAAAAGTAATCTTCCTTCCCGAACAATTTCTTCAAGTTTATTTCTTGTAAATAATTTTAAATCCAAAAGAACCTGATCGTTCCGTGATCTTCCACTATGTATTTTTTTACCAATATCGCCTAAAGCTAAAGTCAATTGATATTCAACCTGAGAGTGAACATCTTCCGTGCCATCTTCTATAACAAAGGCATTGTTTTTTATCGAAGAATAAATATTTCGTAATTCTTCCTGAATCAATTTCAATTCTGTTTTCTCCAATAATCCGATGGATTCGAGCATTTCAATGTGCGCCAGAGATCCTAATACATCGAAGGGCGCAAGTTGTATATCTAAATCACGATCCATTCCAACAGTGAATTGTTCTATTTTCTTGTCAACTTTTACGCCTTTATCCCAAAGTTTCATAGTAATTCTCTTTAAAGTTAGTGGTTTGTGTATAGTATTGTTTAATCCGTTTTTTACTTCTTATTAACTCCTTTTAGTTCAGATTTTCAAACCGTTCAACAAGTTATAATATTTTTCGATTCCTTGTCCAATTTCGGCAACGTAGATAAACTCATCAGCAGTATGAGATCTGGCCGAATCTCCAGGACCTAATTTCAAGCTTGGAAATCCTTTCATAATGGCCTGATCTGAGGTCGTAGGAGAACCGTAATACTTCATGCCTAAACTCAAACCATTCTGAATAAGAGGATGTTCCAAAGGAATTCCTGAAGAGTTCATTCTAAACGATCGGGCAGTAACTTCACTTTCCAATTTCTCGTTAATAATTGCAAATGCCTTTTCGTTTGAGTAATGCTCATTCGTTCGAACATCAACGACAAATTTACATGATGATGGAATTACATTGTGCTGCTTTCCGGCCTTAATTTGTGTGACAGTCATTTTTACTGCTCCCAACATCTCCGATTCCAACGCAAATTTATAAGAGTGAAGCCATTCAATATCCTTCATGGCAATACTAATGGAATTAACACCTTCGTTACGTGCCGCATGTCCAGGAACGCCAATTGCATCACAATCCAATACCATTAATCCTTTTTCGGCAATGGCCATCTCCATAAGAGTTGGCTCTCCAACAATACCCACATCAATTCGTCCTATTTCATCTTGTATAAGCTCAAACCCGCCAGTTCCTGATATTTCCTCTTCTGCGGAAGCTACAAAAACACGGTTGTAAGCCTGATTCGTTCCTTCCAATGCAAGAAAGCTTGCGAAAAGAGAAACCAAACATCCACCAGCATCATTACTTCCCAATCCATATAGCTTGCCATCAGACACTTCAGGATTTAAAGGATTCTTGGTGTATTTTTCAGAAGGTTTTACTGTATCCAAATGAGAATTCATCAATAGAACTGGTTTTTTCTCATCAAAATCCTTATTAAATACCCAAACGTTATTTCCTTTACGGTGCACCTGATATCCAAAATCAATCAGTTTCTGCTCCATTAAATCGGCTACCTGCTTTTCTTCTTTGCTATACGACTGAATTGAAATCAATTGCTTAAGTGTACTTATAGCTATTTCGGTATACTTTTCTATATCCATATGAACAAACTAAGAATTAATAACTAATGTTCCCGAAGAATGATTTGTCTCCATCGAAACGAAATTTCCAATCACAACCTCTTCTACCCCTTTTGATAAAGCGTAAAATGCATTTTGAGTTTTTGGAAGCATTCCTGTATTGATCTTACCCGATTTCACCATATCGGAACATTTTTCTTTCGAAAGAACAGGCATTACACTGCTATCATCATCGGCGTTCATTAAAACTCCCAATTTTTCAAAACTGTATATTAATTTCACCTTATAAAAACGGCTCAATGCCACGGCCACTTCCGTTGCAACGGTATCTGCATTGGTATTGAGTAACTGCCCGTTGCCATCATGGGTAATTGGCGCAATAACCAAAACAGAATTGCATTCAATTTGTTTGCACAAAGCCAAGGTATTAACGGCTGTTACATCACCAACAAAACCATAATCAATCTCTGTATTACTTCTTTTCTCTGCTCTGATTAAGTCTAAATCGGCGCCACACATCCCCATCGCGTTTACACCACGAGCTTGCAGTGCAGCAACAATATTCTTATTAATTAGTCCGGCATAAACCATGGTTACCAACTTTAGATTCTCAGCATCAGTAATACGTCTTCCGTCAACCATTTTGGTTTTAACACCAAGTTTTCCAGCCAAATCCGAGGCAACTTTGCCTCCTCCATGAACCAAAACAATCTTGCCATTTAAGTTTGAAAAAGAATCCAAAAAATCATTTAGTTTTTTAGGTTCATCAATTACGTTACCGCCAATTTTAACTACTGTTAAATCTATCATACTAATACAATTTGGGTTAGTTTTTGAAATGCTTCAATGAATTGATCTACCTCCTTTTTTGTAATTGAAAGTGGTGGCAGTAAACGAAGCGTTGTACTACCAGATGATCCTGTGAAAATGCCATACTCCTCAAGAAGTTGCTTCCTGATTGCAGGCATATTTTCAAGATCAATACCAATCATTAATCCTTTCCCCCTTATTGCTTTAATTGCTTTATTATCTTTCAGTTTGGTGATTATATAATCACCTAATTTGTTTGCGTTTCCGATTAACTGCTCTTCTTCAATTATTTCTAAAACAGCCATGCCTGCTGCGCAGGCTAAATGATTTCCTCCAAAGGTTGTTCCTAACATCCCGCTCCAAGCTTTTATTTTGGGAGAGATAATTACACCTGCAATCGGGAATCCATTTCCCATTCCCTTAGCTGTGGTTATGATGTCTGCCTTAATGCCAGCATGTTGATGTGCAAAGAATTTTCCAGTTCTACCGTAGCCTGACTGGATCTCATCAAGAATAAGCATTGCTTTGTGAGTTTTACAGAGCCTTTCAGCAGATTTAAAGAACTCAACTGAAGGTTCAACAACTCCATTCACACCTTGTATTCCTTCAATGATAAGTGCAGCAACGTCATTTTCACCAAGAGCCTTTTCAAGAGCAGGAGTATCATTCATCTCGACAAAAACCACATCATGTTTTACGTTAAATTCGGATGATAATAAAGGATTATCGGTAATTGCTAAAACACCACTGCTTCTTCCATGAAAAGCTCCTTTAATCGCAACAATTTTTGATTTACCTGTGTGAAAAGAGGCCACTTTAAGAGCATTCTCATTGGCTTCAGCACCTGAGTTGCATAAGAATAGATTATAGGTATCATATCCAGAAAGCTTACCCAACTTGCAAGCTAACTTCTCTTGCATATCATTTTTTACGGCATTAGAATAAAAACCCAAACAATGAAGTTGCTGTTCCATTCTGAAAATGTAGTGCAAATGACTGTGTCCTATGGAAATCACTCCATGTCCACCATAAAAATCAAGATATTTATTTCCTTTGTCATCAGAAATGCTTGATCCTTTTCCGTTCACCAAATTTATATCGTAACAACTATATACGTCAAATAATTTCATTTCTCTTGTTTTAAAATCCAATCGGTTTTAAACCTAATCCTAGTATTTCCGGCATTCCAAATAATAAATTCATATTCTGAACTGCCTGCCCGGAGGCTCCTTTCAATAAATTATCAATAACTGAAATAATCATCAGCTTACGACCATGTTTTTCAAGATATAATACACATTTATTTGTATTTACAACCTGCTTTACATCGGGTGTTATGCTTGATATTGAAACGAATGGATGATTTTGATAATAAATTTTATACTTTTCAACTGCTTCCTCAAGAGTCCAATCACAATCGGTATATATTGTTGCCATTATTCCTCGGCTAAAGTTTCCTCTTACCGGAATAAAATTGATCTCTTTATCGAAATTGGGTTGAAGTTGTAAAACAGTTTCTGTGATCTCTTCCAAATGCTGATGAGTAAATGCCTTGTATACCGAAACATTATTGTTTTTCCAGCTAAAATGGGAAGTTGATGTTGGATTCTGACCTGCGCCAGTTGATCCTGTTATTGCATTAACATGAACCTCCTCCGTTAATTGATTTGCACTTGCTAAAGGCAATAATCCCAATTCAATACAAGTTGCAAAACATCCTGGGTTGGCAATTTTATCAGCTGTTACAATTTTATCTCTATTAATTTCAGGCAAGCCGTAAACAAATCCTTTATTATTTGTTCTTGGTCTGAAATCAGTACTTAAATCGATAATTTTCACAGTTTCCGGCAAATTATTCTCTTCCAAAAACAATTTAGTTTTCCCATGTCCCGAACAAATGAATAAAACATCAATAGCCTTATAATCTGCTTGGGAGAATACCAAATCAGTTTCATCCAGTAAATCCCTGTGAACATCTGATATTAGATGCCCCATATGACTGGTACTCTGCACGAAACTTATATTTGCTTGAGGATGCCAAATTAAAATCCGCAGCAATTCACCTGCTGTATAACCTGCTCCACCTATAATTCCTACATTCACCATCTTATTCCTGATTTATGGTGTAATAAATCTTCAAAGAATTGGCTAAAATATTAGTAAATCCTTTTGCATCATCTGCTGTCCATCCCTTACTGCTTTCGCCATACTGACCAAATAAATCAGTCATTAAGTCGTTTGGTGAAGTAATACCTTCAACAAAGAAATGCTTTGGATTTAAATTTAAAATAACTGTTCCAGTTACCTTCTTTTGAGTGTCAAGAAGGAAAGTCTCCATATTTCTCATTACCGGCTCTAAATACTGAGCTTCGTGCAACAACATTCCATAGAAATTGGCAATTTGCTCTTTCCAATGCATTTGCCATTTGGTAAGGGTGTGCTTTTCCAGAGTTTGATGAGCTTTAATAATCATTAAAGGTGCAGCAGCTTCGAACGCAACCCTTCCTTTTGTTCCAATAATTGTGTCACCAATGTGCATGTCTCGTCCAATACCAAACTGAGACCCAATTGCTTCAATTTTTTTAATTGCGTCAAGTGGATGCTGTGTTTTTTCTCCATTTACACTAACCAATTCTCCTTTTTCAAAACCAATTGTTAGTTTCTCCGATTCTGTTTTCACAACCTGCTTTGGATAAGCTTCTTCGGGTAGTGGTTGATCTGATGTTAATGTTTCTTTACCTCCGATACTAGTTCCCCATATTCCTGCATTAATGGAATATTTCATTTTTTCAAAATTGGCTGAAATACCATTTTCTTTCAAGTAATTGATCTCCGTTTCCCTGCTCAACTCCATATCTCTTGTTGGAGTAATAATTTCAGCATTTGGAGCCATTATTTTAAAAATTAAATCAAACCGAATCTGATCATTACCTGCACCGGTACTACCGTGTGCAATATAATCAGCACCAATGGAATGGGCATATTTAGCAATTGCCATGGCTTGAAATGCTCTTTCTGAGCTTACTGATAACGGATAAGTATTGTTCTTTAGAACATTTCCCATTATCATGTATTTAATGCATTTCTCGTAATATTCTTCGGTAATGTCCAGAGATGCATGTTGAACAACTCCCAGTTGCTTCGTTCTATTTTCTATATCGGCCAATTCTTCATCACTGAAACCACCTGTATTACCCAATACTGTGTACACATCCATGTTTAACTCCTTAGACAAATAAAGTGCACAGTATGTTGTATCTAAACCTCCGCTATATGCTAATACTACTTTTTTCTTAGTTGATGTCATTATATTGTTATTTGTAGATTTTCAAGATCTTGTTAATAAATTGATGAAATTGCTTTACGTTTCAGAATAATTATTTTTTATCCTTTTTATTGGGATCATAGAGCATACCTGTACACAAACACATTTTTTGATTGGTTCGCTGCAGTATGTCGTAATTCACACAACCGCTGCATCCTTTCCAAAATGTATCATCAGTAGTTAGCTCCGAAAAGGTAACTGGTCTATATCCTAATTCTGAATTGATTTTCATTACAGGAAGACTTGTGGTGAGTCCGAATATTTTGGCCTCAGGGTAACGTTTACGGGATAGTTCGAAAGCCTTAGCCTTAATCATCTTAGCTAAACCTATAGCTCTGTAATTCGGATCTACAATTAGCCCCGAATTAGCTACATACTTTCCATGCTCCCAGGTTTCTATATAACAAAAACCAATAACTTTATCCTGATCAAAGGCAATGATTGCCTTTCCTTCCTGAATTTTTTGTACAATGTACAAAGCTTCTCTTTTAGCAATTCCGGTACCGCGAATTTTCGCAGCACTTTCAATCATATCACAAATTTCCTGGGCATATTCGTAATGCCTCAAACCTGCAGAAATGACACTTATTTTTTGCTCAATTTCCATTGATGTATCTATCATTTTATTCTAGCTATTACTAAATTTCCCAAAAAAGTGCTACGGCAGTTAAGCACAACCACCTATTATTTAATTCTACAAAAAAGTCCGCTCTTGCTGTCTGGTTGTTGTTTTCCCGAAAACAGCGTCGTCTAAAGTCTAAGGAGTTGAAAAAATTCATGTTTTTACTTTTTAGTTTATACAAAAAAAGCTTCCCGTCCGAGAACAGTAAGCTTATTAATTTATGATATTTCGATTACAGAAATAGCAAGCTCATCCGTCCCTCCTGGGTAACAGTTACTACGCAAATGGCGTCGGCTTTCTGTATGGATAATTTGTTTCATTTAGTTCTGTAATAATAAAATTTCAAAAAAAAGGCTTACCGGTAAAAACGGTAAGCCTTTAAATATTGTTGTTAATCATTGATTACACGACAATACGACATCAACCGCTTTCCCTAAAGGAGATCTAAGTCGTCGTCGTCGTATGTTGTGAAATAAAATCATTTGTTCTGTTTTATACTATTATTTTGTTTTCAAAAAAAAGGCTTTCCGATATGGAAAGCTTGGAAAATAACTACGCCAATGCTTATACCTTATCGTTTGGATAATGATCTAATACAACGTCGTCGAATAATTTGTAAATTTCCCATGCTTCTTCTGTTTTGTTGGATACAAAGATAATCGCAAAAAAGAATAATATCCTAATAAAATTGCTTTTTTTTTCGTCACACATCCATTTATAACCTTTGCGGAAGAATTTTATGACATTTCGCCAAACCAAGCTATCTGTACCCCCCCCCTCCATCTATTTATTATTTGTTCTTTTATTAAATAAAGGCTCAACTTGAAAACCTAGCAAAAATCGGATCTGCCAACCTAAATTACAGCCTGTTATATATTTTTAACAGTTTAAAAACTTGTTTTTGAATAACCATTTATAAATTACCCCGTAAAATTGCATTAAGTATCAAAAATTAATAGAATTGAAAATATCATGGAGTTAAAAAAAATTGTTGGATTTGTGTTGTTGGGCTTAGCTGTTGTTACTTTCTTCCTTTATCTCTCTTTACCTTTCATTTTAGCCGGATCTAATAAAATCATTCTTCTTACGGCTTCCGTTTACCTTCTTAATAAAGTTTTCTTTTATTCTTCGATCTACATTTTGGGAAAACAATTTATTTTAAAAGTTGGTAAATACCTTCCTAAATGGATTGAAAAACGATTATTAAAAATTTTAAAAGTACAACCTGTTGTTGAAAAGAATAAATAAAATTCTGGATCACCCCCTCCTCTCCT contains:
- a CDS encoding GNAT family N-acetyltransferase translates to MIDTSMEIEQKISVISAGLRHYEYAQEICDMIESAAKIRGTGIAKREALYIVQKIQEGKAIIAFDQDKVIGFCYIETWEHGKYVANSGLIVDPNYRAIGLAKMIKAKAFELSRKRYPEAKIFGLTTSLPVMKINSELGYRPVTFSELTTDDTFWKGCSGCVNYDILQRTNQKMCLCTGMLYDPNKKDKK
- a CDS encoding aspartate aminotransferase family protein, translating into MKLFDVYSCYDINLVNGKGSSISDDKGNKYLDFYGGHGVISIGHSHLHYIFRMEQQLHCLGFYSNAVKNDMQEKLACKLGKLSGYDTYNLFLCNSGAEANENALKVASFHTGKSKIVAIKGAFHGRSSGVLAITDNPLLSSEFNVKHDVVFVEMNDTPALEKALGENDVAALIIEGIQGVNGVVEPSVEFFKSAERLCKTHKAMLILDEIQSGYGRTGKFFAHQHAGIKADIITTAKGMGNGFPIAGVIISPKIKAWSGMLGTTFGGNHLACAAGMAVLEIIEEEQLIGNANKLGDYIITKLKDNKAIKAIRGKGLMIGIDLENMPAIRKQLLEEYGIFTGSSGSTTLRLLPPLSITKKEVDQFIEAFQKLTQIVLV
- a CDS encoding argininosuccinate synthase; translated protein: MTSTKKKVVLAYSGGLDTTYCALYLSKELNMDVYTVLGNTGGFSDEELADIENRTKQLGVVQHASLDITEEYYEKCIKYMIMGNVLKNNTYPLSVSSERAFQAMAIAKYAHSIGADYIAHGSTGAGNDQIRFDLIFKIMAPNAEIITPTRDMELSRETEINYLKENGISANFEKMKYSINAGIWGTSIGGKETLTSDQPLPEEAYPKQVVKTESEKLTIGFEKGELVSVNGEKTQHPLDAIKKIEAIGSQFGIGRDMHIGDTIIGTKGRVAFEAAAPLMIIKAHQTLEKHTLTKWQMHWKEQIANFYGMLLHEAQYLEPVMRNMETFLLDTQKKVTGTVILNLNPKHFFVEGITSPNDLMTDLFGQYGESSKGWTADDAKGFTNILANSLKIYYTINQE
- the argB gene encoding acetylglutamate kinase, yielding MIDLTVVKIGGNVIDEPKKLNDFLDSFSNLNGKIVLVHGGGKVASDLAGKLGVKTKMVDGRRITDAENLKLVTMVYAGLINKNIVAALQARGVNAMGMCGADLDLIRAEKRSNTEIDYGFVGDVTAVNTLALCKQIECNSVLVIAPITHDGNGQLLNTNADTVATEVAVALSRFYKVKLIYSFEKLGVLMNADDDSSVMPVLSKEKCSDMVKSGKINTGMLPKTQNAFYALSKGVEEVVIGNFVSMETNHSSGTLVINS
- the argC gene encoding N-acetyl-gamma-glutamyl-phosphate reductase, producing MVNVGIIGGAGYTAGELLRILIWHPQANISFVQSTSHMGHLISDVHRDLLDETDLVFSQADYKAIDVLFICSGHGKTKLFLEENNLPETVKIIDLSTDFRPRTNNKGFVYGLPEINRDKIVTADKIANPGCFATCIELGLLPLASANQLTEEVHVNAITGSTGAGQNPTSTSHFSWKNNNVSVYKAFTHQHLEEITETVLQLQPNFDKEINFIPVRGNFSRGIMATIYTDCDWTLEEAVEKYKIYYQNHPFVSISSITPDVKQVVNTNKCVLYLEKHGRKLMIISVIDNLLKGASGQAVQNMNLLFGMPEILGLGLKPIGF
- the argH gene encoding argininosuccinate lyase — its product is MKLWDKGVKVDKKIEQFTVGMDRDLDIQLAPFDVLGSLAHIEMLESIGLLEKTELKLIQEELRNIYSSIKNNAFVIEDGTEDVHSQVEYQLTLALGDIGKKIHSGRSRNDQVLLDLKLFTRNKLEEIVREGRLLFDELIAKSNENKDVLIPGYTHLQVAMPSSFGLWFGAYAESLTDDMMVLQAAYKVVNQNPLGSGAGYGSSFPLNRQMTTDLLGFRDLSYNVVYAQMGRGKMEFTVLSALANMAMTIAKLAMDACLYNSQNFNFLSFPDELTTGSSIMPHKKNPDVFELIRAHANALQMLPAQIQAVTSNLPSGYHRDYQLTKEFFMPAFDKMIACLEMTRIMLTEVKINKEVLKDERYKYMFTVEEVNRMVLDGVPFRDAYKKIGQIVEEGNFKYEGKVKHVHEGSIGNLCNDKIVGKMNDVFVGFNFNKTKEAYMNLLNRI
- a CDS encoding M20/M25/M40 family metallo-hydrolase; protein product: MDIEKYTEIAISTLKQLISIQSYSKEEKQVADLMEQKLIDFGYQVHRKGNNVWVFNKDFDEKKPVLLMNSHLDTVKPSEKYTKNPLNPEVSDGKLYGLGSNDAGGCLVSLFASFLALEGTNQAYNRVFVASAEEEISGTGGFELIQDEIGRIDVGIVGEPTLMEMAIAEKGLMVLDCDAIGVPGHAARNEGVNSISIAMKDIEWLHSYKFALESEMLGAVKMTVTQIKAGKQHNVIPSSCKFVVDVRTNEHYSNEKAFAIINEKLESEVTARSFRMNSSGIPLEHPLIQNGLSLGMKYYGSPTTSDQAIMKGFPSLKLGPGDSARSHTADEFIYVAEIGQGIEKYYNLLNGLKI